One region of Streptomyces sp. NBC_00442 genomic DNA includes:
- the cseC gene encoding two-component system sensor histidine kinase CseC: MRRFALRTGVRWKISIAITAVGALTVMALSLVVHNAARVSMLDNARDVQMERLNFAQNYYETSNKRVRFGTKLNDPALPATLKTKALQGRKVSSVQERGSGPPDIWAAVPVGNGDVLSLHSTFTDRSSNVMADLDRALVIGSVAVVFGGCALGILIGGQISRRLRKAADAAGKVAEGNTDVRVRDAIGGFVRDETDELARAVDALTDALQERIEAERRVTADIAHELRTPVTGLLTAAELLPPGRPTELVRNRAQAMRTLVEDVLEVARLDSASERAELQDIALGEFVSRRVAAFDPEVRVRVVHESWVSTDPRRLERILGNLLGNAAKHGGGPVEVTVEGRVVRVRDHGAGFPEALLREGPSRFRTGSSDRAGNGHGLGLTIAAGQARVLGARLTFRNVAPEALAGGAGSGGAIAVLWLPEHAPTNTGTFPVQPPGKNGR; this comes from the coding sequence ATGAGGCGCTTCGCCCTGCGCACCGGCGTCCGCTGGAAGATCAGCATCGCGATCACCGCGGTCGGCGCGCTCACCGTGATGGCGCTGAGCCTCGTCGTGCACAACGCCGCCCGGGTCTCCATGCTCGACAACGCCCGCGACGTGCAGATGGAGCGGCTCAACTTCGCGCAGAACTACTACGAGACCAGCAACAAGCGGGTCCGCTTCGGCACCAAGCTGAACGATCCCGCCCTGCCGGCCACCCTGAAGACCAAGGCCCTCCAGGGACGCAAGGTCTCCTCGGTGCAGGAGCGCGGCAGCGGCCCGCCCGACATCTGGGCCGCCGTGCCCGTGGGCAACGGCGACGTCCTGTCGCTGCACTCCACCTTCACCGACCGCAGCTCCAACGTGATGGCCGACCTGGACCGCGCCCTGGTCATCGGCTCGGTCGCGGTCGTCTTCGGCGGCTGCGCGCTCGGCATCCTCATCGGCGGCCAGATCTCGCGCCGGCTGCGCAAGGCGGCCGACGCGGCGGGCAAGGTGGCCGAGGGCAACACCGACGTCCGGGTGCGGGACGCCATCGGCGGCTTCGTACGCGACGAGACCGACGAGCTCGCCCGCGCCGTGGACGCGCTCACCGACGCCCTCCAGGAACGCATCGAGGCCGAGCGCCGGGTCACCGCGGACATCGCGCACGAGCTGCGCACCCCGGTCACCGGGCTGCTCACCGCCGCCGAACTGCTGCCGCCGGGCCGCCCCACCGAGCTGGTGCGCAACCGGGCGCAGGCCATGCGCACCCTGGTCGAGGACGTCCTGGAGGTCGCCCGGCTCGACAGCGCGTCCGAGCGGGCCGAGTTGCAGGACATCGCGCTCGGCGAGTTCGTCAGCCGCCGGGTCGCGGCCTTCGATCCCGAGGTGAGGGTCAGGGTCGTCCACGAGTCGTGGGTCAGCACCGACCCGCGCCGCCTGGAGCGCATCCTGGGCAATCTGCTCGGCAACGCCGCCAAGCACGGCGGGGGTCCGGTGGAGGTCACCGTCGAGGGCCGGGTCGTACGGGTCCGCGACCACGGGGCGGGTTTCCCCGAAGCGCTGCTCCGCGAGGGGCCCAGTCGGTTCCGCACCGGGTCGAGCGACCGGGCGGGCAACGGGCACGGCCTGGGTCTGACGATCGCCGCGGGCCAGGCCAGGGTGCTCGGCGCCCGGCTCACCTTCCGCAACGTCGCGCCCGAGGCCCTCGCCGGCGGCGCGGGTTCCGGCGGCGCGATCGCCGTGCTCTGGCTCCCCGAGCACGCGCCGACCAACACGGGCACCTTCCCCGTCCAGCCGCCGGGAAAGAACGGCCGCTAG